A stretch of Besnoitia besnoiti strain Bb-Ger1 chromosome Unknown contig00015, whole genome shotgun sequence DNA encodes these proteins:
- a CDS encoding uncharacterized protein (encoded by transcript BESB_027280): MWLPRLRWGGRLRPLDASALSLLCWLQGAVLLLLLLACSELRCDCRSHRRSRTFSAALPSSAFFSVSRFSASALPFEYLQPHTGGGRAPEGLSAPHAPVAWDGDRGRRPSRSCLWGRRGVAGRREPRGAAGGDLRLPGCQSVFSRATLTALERGTAKGESWGDCSGLIASFPSPLPFFFLAPRTLSHSSHAVSPVCVSPPVPLSRPPPSFARAYLSPLGARGGLSCAPSASCASGLPGPPRCMYSPRETLACLASLSQRMLRALRVPKRAAATEEAQGAVSAQPAVATPAQGEVRNGAQGEVRNGAPGEALQRTDVAQAARGGRGAADGQEVDEGTFSGSGQEAAPHRYRGCSVRPKQRRDAKKAPAPFSSTVLLPATKFKLKSRNLKTELAIQRLWRRADTYQRLLRRLFLRQTNAAGAAAPAPRQRAPGASPEGPEAPCRCAFCELLAFEETHQPSPLLPPGDAPAPSQGEGEAASSPSPSASPLYLLLDGPPYANGQTHMGHALNKTLKDFITRFFLLRQRCIHMLPGWDCHGLPIELKAAERLQQETGRSEEDSARERRADASVAEGQVAASSGEQTQAKQRAERSDGACSEAPECSNSGAACEDGSASRPPPRTVRKRESSGRERKGDAPRDAEPETSRSSVIQMRRAARQVAEESIQIQKEDFQRFGVWGHWETPYLTLDRGYEATELEIFRRMWEKGLIYEGVRPVHWSPSSRTALADAEVEYLPRVARSIYCAFPLDLPPREAEGPDSKETRREKNASSLPQAAQGAAAAGGELGTTWRSAPEERRALETFLQSAFPSFAPNREGNARHGGDTHRAAREASAVERTPASAASPAACVDASASQLRLSLLVWTTTPYTLPSNHAVAVHGEKPYALVEVLRGARAAAARAPRDGGSPCSLSALDVAPRALVPAADARGDGARDSPAAAGGQQDAMSSFPSHPLAPVAPASSLSSETSRGATREAALLRRAGEAGGEKGFEAREQREPAPASGALREVWIVAQEAVERTMEILCITPADQDGGLSCLQILDKSQATEEAPEAREREASATSSRDSASGNEPSAPQAFYSVLGTVSGKDLVGKRYKHPMLANEMRRVVSGDALVREQKGTGLVHVSPGHGFEDFMLVQSLRDSDSAEPPSAKATEARERDRENEDTHLPGDGAVGGGDDGEKVELRRSRTRTWSPVDEAGLFTRDVGVPNLAGCSVFGDGEAEILRRLAREGTLVKEVPFPHLYPHDWRTKQPLICRATSQIFLRLERLRALALRAIEQVHFLPQSSQVVAADASGPAGNVRASAHARLRATLAGRRGDWCLSRQRQWGLPLPFFRVEGSDWGLTRSQPAEAAPLFGDADTFAWIAEKIRAEGSDAWWLNNAAADWLPEKQRAHARGLRLGSDTFDVWFDAGCAWRAARDFVRRWAAAAKGRTCLPAVPSGNVATQEEARKRHEPPQGGLGGASVAQADGRDGLNIKTLVLEGTDQHRGWFQALLLTHAALHASAGENPENGSVASEDGSPATDGARASAASWSQQRDCARSNRAAKDGREAGREDGGPSTADARGEDAPRAATETTKKESEEATLPTNVRCKGATESAAATAEPQSAARPFDVLVTHGFVLDAQVGKAQHCRSAQQRCRRSPPSFSRDATSRLSSFPCVSLSPPPATLPLNSGRRAFFLSCLSARGARALVGYSLVRSPVALLSRRSALVSTRLSPVHAGLCLQGRKMSKSLGNVFSPRRFFPPSAPASSARCGSFLQTPLNLPYHGADVLRLFVAASNYGRDLLLQVPAERRSPASPLSPSAGCRCLSEASSRAKEAPGHAATLHRGGEKAGKPGAGTPLDQAAAAYGKLRGMFRFLLGNLQDFDPQRDAIAYERLPFLDRGLLQRLERLLQQTTQAYEVFDFARALRGVLCFLADPFSSFYLEVAKDRLYVAARESRRRRSCQTVLAAVFLTVVKLVAPLAPHVCEEAFLRLPRALRRHMHHRARKHSLNRDSRGAATHASSATGGQPRDAAAQNVAGEGGTPGEEDGGSQPPGGDAEGEAFVSLFESGWPRLRLPRTPRSAARHEGRSPSGVSAANSPAASAADSRDVDAKTDASESRFRAERPGVEAEDEDALWEMLARLRADSNRLLELLPRAKQTKAENKKSGADAVSAQGAGKPSSSATVKGDPNSSKTEQNARLWCQLLAFTSSAPLLASGDEMLRRREGAEREAALSRDAEGNETERQRDAVRRGGERSASHDEEFDRWQGAARGDPKEGAQKQRDETSETEEIFFDSDVDDLRWVLQVSEAEVVFLPPGRAAAEDELDAKRKEQTTQVVTEADEEPVAVLPFEASSSGDVRLELFLASGRRCSRCWMRSPLVGSVCPSAAPAATASACASARASSSDGGRQTATGTGPAQRGDSASPLLCPRCSRAIRPNADTGDKEDA; encoded by the exons AtgtggctgccgcgcctccgctgggGCGGCCGCCTGAGGCCGTTGGACGCCTCCGCActgtctcttctttgctGGCTGCAAGGCGCcgttcttctccttctgcttctcgcgtgcTCTGAACTGCGGTGCGACTGCCGCTCCCACCGCAGGTCGCGTAccttctctgcggctcttcCCTCGTCTGCattcttctccgtctctcgATTTTCCGCCAGTGCGTTGCCATTTGAATatctgcagccgcacaccggaggcggcagagcccCCGAgggcctctctgcgccgcacgcgcccgtcgcctgggacggcgaccgcggtcggaggcCCTCGCGGAGCTGTTTGtgggggaggcgcggcgttgcagggcgaagagagcctcgcggcgccgccggaggagacTTGCGCCTGCCTGGCTGCCAGAGCGTCTTCTCCCGCGCGACGCTGACCGCCCTCGAGCGAGGCACCGCAAAGGGCGAGAGCTGGGGCGATTGTTCCGGACTCATCGCATCGTTTCCATCTCCTCTgccgttcttcttccttgCGCCTCGAACTCTATCTCACTCATCACACGCCGTTTCAcctgtctgcgtctcgcctcccgtgcctctctcgcgtcccCCGCCGAGCTTTGCGCGCGCGTACCTGAGTCCGCTcggggcgcgcggcggcctcagttgcgcgccgtctgcctcttgcGCGTCTGGGCTTCCAGGGCCGCCGCGGTGCATGTATAGTCCCCGCGAGACTTTGGCCTGCCTTGCCAGCCTCTCACAGCGCatgctgcgggcgctgcgggtgcccaagcgcgcagctgcgacggaggaggcgcagggcgccgtcTCAGCGCAGCCGGCTGTAGCCACGCCAGCTCAGGGCGAGGTCCGGAACGGAGCTCAGGGCGAGGTCCGGAACGGAGCTCCGGGCGAGGCTCTGCAGCGCACAGAcgtcgcgcaggctgcgcgggGTGGACggggcgcggcagacggccAAGAGGTCGACGAAGGAACTTTCTCAGGAAGTGGACAAGAGGCCGCGCCACACAGATAcagaggctgcagcgtgagaccgaagcagcggagggacgcgaagaaggcacCGGCGCCTTTCTCGAGCACAGTGCTGCTGCCCGCAACCAAGTTCAAGCTGAAGAGCCGAAATCTGAAAAC AGAGCTCGCGATccagcgcctctggcgccgcgccgacacCTACCAGCGCctgctccgccgcctgtTCCTGCGGCAGACcaacgcggcgggcgccgcagcgcctgcgccgcgacagcgagcTCCTGGCGCCAGTCCGGAAGGGCCTGAAGCTCcgtgccgctgcgccttttgcgagctcctcgccttcgaggagacgcaccagccgtcgcctctcttgCCGCCCggggacgcgccggcgccctcgcagggagaaggcgaggcggcgtcctcgccgtctccctctgcctcgcctctctaCCTGCTCCTGGATGGTCCTCCGTACGCGAATGGCCAAACGCACATGGGACATGCGCTCAACAAGACGCTGAAGGACTTCATCACGCG GTTTTTCCTGCTACGGCAAAGATGCATCCACATGCTCCCGGGCTGGGACTGCCACGGTCTGCCCATCGAACTCAAAGCAGCCGAGCGGCTGCAACAGGAAAcgggaagaagcgaagaggacagtgcgagagagcggcgagcagacgcaTCCGTCGCTGAAGGACAGgtcgctgcttcgtctgGCGAACAAACACAGGCGAAACAGCGGGCTGAGCGAAGCGACGGtgcctgcagcgaggcgcccgaaTGCAGCAATTCAGGCGCGGCATGCGAAGACGGAAGCGCCagcaggcctccgcctcgcactgtgcgcaagagagagagcagcggcagagagcgcaagggagatgcgccgcgagacgcggagcctGAGACGTCGCGCAGCAGTGTAATCCAGAtgcggcgggcagcgcggcaAGTTGCAGAGGAGTCCATTCAGATTCAGAAGGAGGACTTTCAGAG ATTCGGCGTCTGGGGTCACTGGGAGACGCCCTACCTGACGCTTGACCGCGGCTACGAGGCCACGGAGCTCGAGATCTTCCGGCGCATGTGGGAGAAG ggaCTGATCTACGAGGGCGTGCGGCCAGTGCACtggtcgccgtcgtcgcgcaccgcgctcgccgacgcagaaGTCGAGTACCTCCCGCGGGTCGCGCGAAGCATCTACTGCGCCTTTCCGCTCGacctgcctccgcgcgaggcggagggcccCGACAGCAAGGAAACGCGTCGGGAGAAGAACGCCTCGAGCCTTCCTCAGGCCGCCCAgggtgcggcggcagcaggcggagaacTCGGGACGAcgtggcgcagcgcgccagaagaaagacgcgcgcTGGAGACGTTCCTACAGTCGGCGTttccctccttcgcgccgAATCGAGAGGGAAACGCGCGGCATGGAGGCGACACAcaccgagccgcgcgagaagcttCAGCTGTCGAGCGCACAcccgcctcggccgcctctCCGGCAGCCTGCGtcgacgcgagcgcctcccAACTCCGACTCTCGCTTCTCGTGTGGACGACGACGCCCTACACGCTGCCGTCGAATCACGCCGTCGCGGTTCACGGAGAGAAGCCCTACGCGCTTGTGGAAGTCCTcaggggcgcgcgggcggctgcagctcggGCGCCTCGGGACGGCGGCTCGCCTTGCTCTTTGAGCGCTTTGGAcgtcgcccctcgcgccctcgtgCCTGCTGCGGATGCGCGGGGGGATGGCGCCAGAGACTcacctgcagccgcgggagGGCAGCAGGACGCGATGTCGTCTTTCCCTTCGCATCCGCTggcgccggtcgcgccggcgtcgtctcTTTCCTCAGAGACGTCTCGCGGCGCGACCCGCGAGGCGGCTCTCCTTCGTCGGGCTGGCGAGGCtggaggcgagaagggctTTGAAGCGCGGGAGCAGCGGGAGCCCGCACCCGCTTCAGGCGCGCTGCGAGAAGTCTGGATCGTCGCGCAAGAGGCTGTCGAGCGCACGATGGAGATTCTCTGCATCACGCCTGCAGATCAGGACGGAGGCCTCTCGTGTTTGCAGATCCTTGACAAATCGCAGGCGACTGAGGAGGCTCCTGAAgccagagagcgagaggcgagcgccacctccagccgcgacagcgcgtcgGGGAATGAAccgtccgcgccgcaggcgtttTACTCGGTCCTTGGAACTGTCTCAGGCAAAGATCTTGTTGGGAAACG ATACAAACACCCGATGCTCGCAAATGAAATGCGCCGCGTGGTTTCGGGAGATGCACTCGTGCGCGAGCAAAAAGGAACCGGCTTGGTTCACGTCTCGCCTGGGCACGGCTTCGAAGACTTTATGCTCG TGCAAAGTCTCCGCGACTCCGACAGCGCGGAGCCTccgtcggcgaaggcgactgaggctcgcgagcgagacagagaaaacgaggaTACGCATCTCCCAGGCGatggcgccgtcggcggaggcgacgatgGAGAGAAAGTGGAACTCCGCCggtcgcgcacgcgcacgtGGAGCCCGGTGGACGAGGCAGGCCTCTTCACGCGCGACGTTGGAGTCCCGAACCTCGCGGGCTGCTCAGTCTTCGGGGATGGAGAGGCGGAGAtcctcaggcgcctcgcgcgggaaGGCACGCTTGTCAAGGAG GTTCCTTTTCCGCATCTGTACCCGCACGACTGGCGGACGAAGCAGCCGCTCATTTGCCGGGCGACGTCGCAGATTTTTCTCCGCCTggagcgtctgcgcgccctcgcactCCGAGCGATTGAGCAAGTGCACTTCCTTCCGCAGAGCTCTCAGGTCGTGGCTGCGGACGCCTCGGGGCCCGCGGGTAACgtccgcgcgtcggcgcatgcgcggctgcgcgcgaccctcgcgggcagacgcggcgactggtgtctctctcgccagcGTCAGTGGGGCCTGCCGCtgcccttcttccgcgtcgaggGCAGCGACTGGGGCTTGACTCGCAgccagccggcggaggcggcgccgctgttcGGCGATGCAGACACGTTTGCGTGGATTGCCGAGAAGATTCGAGCCGAGGGAAGCGACGCTTGGTGGCTGAAcaacgcagccgcagactgGCTACCTGAAAAGCAGAG agcgcatgcgcgcggcctgcggctcgGCAGCGACACCTTCGACGTCTGGTTCGACGCGGGttgcgcctggcgcgccgcgcgcgacttcGTGCGGCGGtgggctgcggccgcgaagggGCGTACCTGCCTTCCCGCCGTTCCGAGCGGCAACGTGGCAacgcaggaggaagcgagaaaacgccacgagccgccgcaggggggTCTCGGCGGGGCCTCTGTGGCGCAGGCGGACGGTCGCGACGGACTCAACATAAAGACCCTTGTGCTGGAGGGGACTGACCAGCACCGTGGGTGGTTCCAagcgctgctgctgacgcatgcagcgctgCATGCCTCTGCCGGAGAAAACCCCGAAAACGGTTCTGTCGCCAGCGAGGACGGGTCGCCAGCGACCGACGGAGctcgcgccagcgccgccagctggTCGCAGCAGCGGGACTGTGCCAGATCAAACCGAGCCGCGAAGgacgggcgcgaggcagggaggGAGGACGGAGGCCCGTCGACAGCAGATGCTCGGGGGGAAGAcgctccacgcgctgcgACGGAGACCACCAAGAAAGAAtccgaggaggcgacgctgcccACGAACGTCCGCTGCAAAGGCGCGACGGAGTCTGCCGCTGCTACAgcggagccgcagagcgcagcTCGGCCGTTCGACGTCCTTGTAACGCACGGATTTGTCTTAGATGCTCAGGTAGGCAAAGCTCAGCACTGCAGAAGTGCGCAACAGCGTTGCCggcgctcccccccctccttctCCCGCGATGCGACATCCCGCCTGTCGTCTTTCCCCTGTGTTTCCCTatctccgcctcctgcgacTCTCCCTCTCAACAGCGGCAGGCGTGCTTTTTTCCTCTCGTGCTTGAGCgctcgaggcgcccgcgccttggTCGGCTATTCGCTGGTGCGATCTCCAGttgcccttctctctcgccgtaGCGCGCTGGTCTCAACGCGTCTGAGCCCGGTGCATGCGGGCCTGTGCCTCCAGGGACGCAAGATGAGCAAGTCTCTGGGAAacgtcttctcgccgcgccgcttcttcccgcCGTCGGCCCCTGCTTCGTCAGCGCGCTGTGGATCCttcctgcagacgccgctcaACCTTCCGTACCACGGCGCGGACGTCCTCCGGCTTTTCGTGGCAGCTTCCAACTACGGCCGCGACCTCCTTCTGCAAGTtcctgcagagaggcgaagtcCTGCatctcctctgtcgccttccgcaggATGCCGGTGCCTCTCTGAGGCTTCGAGCAGGGCGAAGGAAGCCCCAGGGCATGCCGCAACTCTGCACCGGGGCGGGGAGAAAGCCGGGAAGCCAGGCGCAGGCACGCCCTTAGAccaagctgcggcggcgtacGGAAAGCTGCGTGGGATgtttcgcttcctcctgggCAACCTCCAGGATTTCGATCCGCAGCGA GACGCGATCGCGTACGAGCGCCTCCCATTCCTGGATcgcgggctgctgcagcggctggagcggctgctgcagcagacgacgcaggctTACGAGGTCTTCGACTTTGCTAGA GCTCTGCGAGGCGTGCTTTGTTTCCTGGCTGACCCGTTCTCCAGCTTCTACCTGGAAGTCGCGAAGGACAGACTCTacgtcgcggcgcgggagagtcggcgccggcgctcttGCCAG ACTGTGCTGGCGGCGGTGTTTTTGACTGTAGTCAAGCTCGTCGCTCCCCTAGCGCCTCACGTGTGCGAGGAAGCCTTTCTgcggctcccgcgcgccctgcgtcgccaTATGCACCACCGAGCGAGGAAACATTCGCTGAATCGCgattcgcgcggcgccgcgacacacgcgagctccgcgactGGAGGGCAGCCACGAGATGCGGCGGCACAGAACGTAGCAGGCGAGGGTGGAACGCCAGGCGAAGAGGATGGCGgctcgcagccgccaggaggcgacgcagagggcgaggccttcgTGTCTCTTTTCGAG AGTGGCTGGCcccggctgcgcctgcctcgcacgcctcgttccgcggcgcggcacgAAGGCCGTTCGCCGTCgggtgtctccgctgcgaattcgccggccgcgagcgcagcggacTCGAGAGACGTCGACGCGAAGACAGACGCAAGCGAGTCGCGATTCAGAGCTGAGAGGCCTGGCgtagaggcagaagacgaagacgcgctATGGGAGatgctcgcgcgcctgcgcgcagacTCAAACCGCCTCTTGGagctccttcctcgcgccaAGCAAACGAAGGCGGAAAATAAAAAGTCGGGAGCAGAtgctgtctccgcgcagggcgccggaAAGCCCTCCTCAAGCGCGACTGTGAAGGGCGACCCGAACTCAAGCAAAACGGAGCAA AACGCGCGGCTGTGGTGCCAGTTGCTCGCGTTCacgtcctcggcgccgctgctggctTCTGGCGACGAGATGCTTcgaaggcgcgaaggagctgaaagggaggcggcgctttcAAGAGACGCCGAAGGCAACGAAACTGAGCGGCAACGCGACGCAGtccggagaggaggcgaacggTCAGCCAGCCACGATGAAGAGTTCGACAGGTggcagggggcggcgcgaggcgacccAAAAGAGGGAGCCCAGAAACAGAGAGATGAAACATCCGAAACGGAGGAGATCTTCTTCGATTCAGACGTCGACGACCTCCGATGGGTCCTCCAGGTCTCGGAAGCAGAAGTTGTTTTTCTTCCCCCtggacgcgcagctgcagaggacgaactcgacgcgaagaggaaggaacAAACCACACAGGTCGTcacggaggcagacgaggaacccgtcgccgtcctgccCTTCGAGGCCAGCTCCTCAGGCGACGTTCGACTGGAACTGTTTCTCGCGTCTGGCCGCAGGTGCTCCCG GTGCTGGATGCGCTCGCCCCTCGTTGGCTCCGTCTgcccgagcgccgcgcctgcagccacggcgtccgcgtgcgcgtctgctagagcttcttcttcggaCGGCGGGCGGCAAACGGCGACAGGGACAGGCCCCGCTCAGAGGGGAGACTCGGCATCGCCTCTGCTTTGTCCGCGCTGCTCACGCGCCATCCGCCCAAACGCGGATACCGGAGACAAAGAAGACGCATGA